One Ignavibacteria bacterium genomic window, CTATCCGGATGGAACAGCTGTGCGAAATGCTAGTTCGGGCGACATTCCCAACATGAGCGGATTCCAAATGGGACTTGTCTTCGGTGCCAGGTACCGTCTGCCGATGAATTCCGACGGGACCCTTTCGCTCGTTCCTGAGGTGAGTTTCTCCCCGATGTTCACTAATGTGGTAACTGATGCTTCGTGGACCATCTCTCCGATCCGCATCGGATTGTCGATTCTTATCGATGTAATGAAGGTTCAACGCGAGGCGACCCCCCTGAAACCGTAACTTTGCTGGATATGTCCGACCTCCCAGCAGAAATCAAACGCCGACGTACCGTCGCCATCATCAGTCACCCCGATGCGGGTAAGACAACTCTTACCGAAAAGCTCCTGCTGTATTCTGGCGCTATCCATAAGGCTGGTGCCGTAACAGGCGGCAAGCATACGTCCACCACGTCGGACTGGATGGAGATCGAGCAACAACGCGGCATCTCCGTTTCATCAAGTGCCATGCGCGTTGAGTACGACGGGCTTCTGCTGAACATTCTCGACACACCGGGTCACCAAGACTTCTCCGAAGACACCTATCGAACGTTGATGGCCGTTGACTCTGCCATCATGCTCCTCGATGCCGGCCGCGGCGTGCAGGAACAGACCATCAAGCTCTTCAAGGTCTGCAGAGATCGAGGCATTCCGATCATCACCTTCATGAACAAGATGGACCGACCGGCTCGTGCTCCTCTTGAACTGCTCGATGAAGTTGAGCAGGTCCTTGGGATCTCTGCGATCCCGCGCACATGGCCCATTGGTGATGGACCCGATTTCCGTGGGATCTTCGATAGAGCCGACAACGAGCTGTATCAATTCGAGCGTACCGTGGGCAACCGATATAAAGCTCCTGTTACGATCGGTGATATTCGAAGTGCAGAACTCCGTTCTGCTATCGGTGAGATTGCTCATGACAAACTCCTCGAAGATCTCGAGTTCGTAGATCATGTGATCCCATCTTTCGATCGTGATGCCTACCTCCGAGAGCAATGCACACCGGTCTTCTGGGGTTCGGCGATCACGAACTTCGGGATCGAGCACTTTCTTCGTTCGATCCTGACATTGGCGCCCCCTCCTCAACCTTTCACGATGTCTACGGGGACGATCGATCCTGACAGCAAGGAATTCGTGGGCTTCGTGTATAAGGTGCAGGCCAATATGAACAAGGCCCACCGAGACCGCATCTCCTTCCTTCGCATCGTGAGCGGAAAGTTCGATCGGGGGATGACGGCCTTTCATCCTCGCAGCGGACGTGAAGCAAAACTCACGTATCCGTTTGAGATCTTTGGACGCGACAGGAAGATCATTGATGAGGCGTTTCCTGGTGATGTGATCGGCCTCACTAATCCGGGACTCTTCCAAGTAGGCGATACGATCACCGAGCGTACACCAGCCACTATTCCGTCCTTCCCACGCTTTGCTCCCGAGATCTACGCCAAGGTTTGGCCCGCTACCGGTTCGTTCTCCAAGTCCTTCCGCAAGGGCATCGATCAACTCCGTGAAGAAGGCGTCATTCAGATCTTTACCGAGGCCGATGGGAGCCCCGTGCCCCTTGTTGGTGTAGTGGGAGAGCTCCAGCTCGAACTCTTTGCCTGGCGCATGGAGAACGAGTACAACGAGAAAGTAAAACTCGAGCGTTTGCCATACACACGTACGCGCTGGCTCCTCACGGACGTAAAGCCGGCAACCGCAGCACCTCTGATGAAGGACGAACACGGCAGAACCGTTGTGCTCTTCAAAAGCGACTGGGAGATCGACTACGTCAAACAACGTACCGAAGGTTTGGAACTTTCTGAGAAACCTCCTGTTGATGCATAGGGGGCTCCCATGATAACGCGTTGGTTGCACACTGTCTTGATGGTCACAACCGTCGTTTTGTCGGCGATGCCTCTGTGCGCCCAAACACCCATCGGCGGTGTGGTCAATAACTACACGGCGGTAACTGGCATTCGCACTGAAGACTGTACATCGAAGATCGACGTCGGCTCAACTACATCCCTTGCCAAGAGTGATCTTGTCCTCATCATTCAGATGAAGGGGGCGTATCAGAGCGGACAGTACAACACACGCGCTGTTGGGCTCTACGAGTTTGCAACGATCGATTCGATCTCGGGATCGACGATCATTCTCAAACATGCACTCCTCAATTCCTACGACGTGACAGGGCGAGTACAGCTCGTCCGCGTGCCGATCCTGGCCGATGCCGACGTGAACATGCCCCTTACAGGCGCTCCTTGGGATGGCATAACGGGCGGTGTGATCGCTCTAGATGTGCGCGGAACGCTTCGTTTGAACGCGAACATCGTAGCCGATGGCATTGGCTTCCGCGGCGGTGCTCGCTGGCGGGGCAATGGCACCTGCTCTGTTACAACGGCGAACGATGTGATCAACAGTCAGACCGCGGCGATGAAGGGTGAGTCCTTTGTGGAGCCTCTTGCAACGAACGTGTCCGGACGTCAAGAACTTTTCAGTGGCGGCGGTGGCGGTGTTGCACATAACTCTGGCGGCGGAGGTGGTGGCAATGGCGGCACTGGTGGACGCGGCGGCTCCCAGTGGGACGGATGCACACCGTTCTTTGATAACGGTGGGCTGGGCGGAGTTACTTCACAATTGATCATCAACACCACACCTCGTGCACGATGTGGCGGTGGCGGAGGTGCAGGTCAGAACAACGATAACGTAGGCACCGGCGGAGCCAATGGTGGCGGCATCATCATCATTCGATGTGCAACACTCGCCGGAAACGCGAGGCGCATTACGGCCAATGGGCTTCGGCCTGCGACCGATGCTGCAAATGATGGCGCAGGCGGTGGTGGTGCCGGTGGTAGTATCATCCTGGCAGCCGCAACCGTTATTGGCGGGATCTATATCGATGCGAACGGCGGGATCGGCGGCAATGTGCGCACATCATCCAAGCATGGGCCTGGCGGTGGCGGCGGTGCAGGTACGTTCATCTACTCCGGACCAAGTCCGGTGGCCGGAATGGCCTTCTCGCTCGCCGGCGGAACGAATGGACGCAATGTCAATCAAACAGGTTCAGCGAATCAATCGTACCTCGCATTGCCTGGTGATGACGGACAAAGTGCCTTTGGATATTCAGTTCCTGAAAACACGGGATCCGTTCCGCCATTGGATGTACGCGCACCAAGAGACACCGTTGTGTGTCCGGGC contains:
- a CDS encoding peptide chain release factor 3; protein product: MSDLPAEIKRRRTVAIISHPDAGKTTLTEKLLLYSGAIHKAGAVTGGKHTSTTSDWMEIEQQRGISVSSSAMRVEYDGLLLNILDTPGHQDFSEDTYRTLMAVDSAIMLLDAGRGVQEQTIKLFKVCRDRGIPIITFMNKMDRPARAPLELLDEVEQVLGISAIPRTWPIGDGPDFRGIFDRADNELYQFERTVGNRYKAPVTIGDIRSAELRSAIGEIAHDKLLEDLEFVDHVIPSFDRDAYLREQCTPVFWGSAITNFGIEHFLRSILTLAPPPQPFTMSTGTIDPDSKEFVGFVYKVQANMNKAHRDRISFLRIVSGKFDRGMTAFHPRSGREAKLTYPFEIFGRDRKIIDEAFPGDVIGLTNPGLFQVGDTITERTPATIPSFPRFAPEIYAKVWPATGSFSKSFRKGIDQLREEGVIQIFTEADGSPVPLVGVVGELQLELFAWRMENEYNEKVKLERLPYTRTRWLLTDVKPATAAPLMKDEHGRTVVLFKSDWEIDYVKQRTEGLELSEKPPVDA